In Indicator indicator isolate 239-I01 chromosome 28, UM_Iind_1.1, whole genome shotgun sequence, one DNA window encodes the following:
- the DBH gene encoding dopamine beta-hydroxylase produces MQLKPLTSPACPGGPVHKWAQPRRVAAVLASMQTPSKPCPCSCPSLKLREVASMYLTTVAVFMVILVVALQGSLPRGNDFPYKVPLDPQGLLELSWNVSYPQQAVHFQLLVRELRAGLLFGMSDRGEFENADLAVLWSDGHGSYFGDAWSDAKGQLHMDSQQDYQLLRAWKAPEGLYLLFRRAFSTCDPKDYLIEDGTVHLIYGILEKPVPSLQAINISAMQRGLQRVQLLKPNITIPELPRDTETMEITAPGVVIPSQETTYWCYMAELPDGFLKHHIIKYEAVITAGNEALVHHMEVFQCAAEFDSFPHYSGPCDSKMKPERLNYCRHVLAAWAMGAQAFYYPEEAGLAFGGPGSSRYLRLEVHYHNPLVIKGRRDSSGIRLYYTASLRPYDAGIMELGLVYTPVMAIPPGEDSFILRGYCTDKCTQLALPAAGIRIFASQLHTHLAGRQVVTVLARGGREQQVVNADGHYSPHFQEIRMLKEVVAVFPGDELITTCTYNTEDRSRATVGGFGIMEEMCVNYVHYYPQTQLELCKSAMDPGYLHRYFNLVNRFNDEEVCMCPEVSIPQQFYSVPWNTFNRDVLRALYGFAPISMHCNKSSAVRFPGQWEKQPLPTITERLQEPTPHCPPSPAPQPAAPIPLDLGKLRKD; encoded by the exons ATGCAATTAAAGCCTCTCACTTccccagcttgcccaggagggcCAGTACATAAATGGGCACAGCCCAGGAGGGTGGCTGCTGTCCTGGCCAGCATGCAGACCCCCAGCAAACCCTGCCcttgctcctgccccagcttgAAGCTGCGGGAAGTGGCGTCCATGTACCTCACCACGGTCGCCGTCTTCATGGTCATCCTGGTGGTGGCCCTGCAGGGCTCGCTTCCTCGTGGCAATGATTTTCCCTACAAGGTGCCCCTGGATCCCCaagggctgctggagctctcCTGGAACGTCAGCTACCCCCAGCAAGCTGTGCACTTCCAGCTGCTGGTGAGGGAGCTGCGGGCAGGGCTCCTCTTCGGGATGTCGGACAGGGGCGAGTTCGAGAACGCagacctggctgtgctctggagCGATGGACATGGCTCCTACTTTGGG GATGCCTGGAGTGATGCCAAGGGGCAGCTCCACATGGACTCACAGCAGGACTACCAGCTCCTCAGGGCTTGGAAGGCTCCTGAGGGGCTCTACCTCCTCTTCAGAAGAGCCTTCAGCACCTGTGACCCCAAGGACTACCTCATAGAG GATGGCACTGTGCACCTCATCTATGGCATCCTGGAGAAACCAGTCCCTTCCCTCCAGGCCATCAACATCTCTGCCATGCAGAGGGGACTGCAGAGGGTGCAGCTGCTCAAGCCCAACATCACCATccctgagctgcccagggacacagagaCCATGGAGATAACAGCCCCTGGAGTGGTCATTCCCAGCCAGGAGACCACTTACTGGTGCTACATGGCAGAGCTCCCAGATGGCTTCCTCAAGCATCACATCATCAAG tatGAGGCAGTGATCACAGCAGGCAATGAGGCCCTGGTCCACCACATGGAGGTCTTCCAGTGTGCTGCTGAGTTCGACAGCTTCCCCCACTACAGCGGCCCCTGTGACTCCAAGATGAAGCCAGAGAGGCTCAACTACTGCAGGCACGTGCTGGCAGCATGGGCCATGGGAGCACAG GCTTTCTACTACCCTGAAGAAGCAGGGCTGGCCTTTGGGGGCCCAGGCTCCTCCAGATACCTGCGCCTCGAGGTTCACTACCACAACCCCCTGGTGATCAAAG GCCGCAGAGACTCCTCAGGGATCCGTCTGTACTACACAGCCAGCCTGCGGCCCTACGACGCTGGCATCATGGAGCTGGGCTTGGTCTACACACCAGTGATGGCCATTCCCCCAGGAGAGGACAGCTTCATCCTCAGGGGCTACTGCACTGACAAATGCACCCAGCTG GCTCTACCTGCTGCTGGCATCCGGATCTTCGCCTCCCAGCTGCACACCCACCTGGCAGGCAGGCAAGTGGTGACCGTGCTGGCCCGGggtggcagagagcagcaggttgTCAATGCTGATGGTCACTACAGCCCTCACTTCCAG GAGATCCGCATGCTGAAGGAGGTGGTCGCAGTTTTTCCA GGTGATGAACTCATCACAACCTGCACCTACAACACGGaggacaggagcagagccaCCGTG GGTGGGTTTGGCATCATGGAGGAGATGTGTGTCAACTACGTGCACTACTACCCCCagacacagctggagctctgcaagAGTGCCATGGACCCAGGCTACCTGCACAGATACTTCAACCTTGTCAACAG GTTCAACGATGAGGAGGTCTGCATGTGCCCAGAGGTCTCCATCCCACAGCAGTTTTACTCTGTGCCTTGGAACACCTTCAACAGAGACGTCCTGAGAGCCCTCTACGGCTTCGCTCCCATCTCCATGCACTGCAACAAGTCCTCAGCTGTCCGCTTCCCG GGGCAGTGGGAGAAGCAGCCACTTCCCACCATCActgagaggctgcaggagcccACCCCTCACTGcccaccctccccagcacctcagCCAGCTGCCCCCATCCCCCTCGACCTGGGCAAGCTCAGGAAGGACTGA